CAACAACCTTCGATCGTGTAAAGCCTTTCTTCTTTCAGGCCCTTTGTGAAAAAACCGGTGCAGACTAAAGATTTTACGTCTATCTTTGCCGGTACGTCTTTCGGGAATGATACGAAGAGGCTGTTGCATGGTTGACCTCCTGAGAAGTTTGATAGAGTTGAAACGAGGCGGCCCACTGCATTGATGGGCTACCACGTTAAGGAGGAGAACAGATGAATAGGGCAATTTTATTCCCCGTTCATCTGTAGAGAGCCAGAATATTATGATGTGGTTACATTGTTTGCCCTGCCGGCCCTATCGATTACGCACCCGATGGACCAATACAATGTCAATATTAACAAAAAGGGGCGGTTCAAATTGAACCACCCCCTAATGGTTGATGCTTCCAAAATGCTGTTGATAATTTTTCTGCTGTTGCCAGCCTAAATGGCTTAACAGAAAGGCAGAAAAATTGCACAAACATTCCAGAAGGCACGAAACAGATTAATGCAATGTTTTAGAAACGCAAGGGGGAATGGCAATTTTTTTCACTGAGGTATGGGTTGATTGGTATTGGGCTTCAGACTGATGACACCAAGACAGCACTCCCGGTCAAAACGGCATACATGTGATATCATCTCTGATATTTCAAATATCACAACAATTTTATGACCCTAAAAACCTTTGATTTGTTGGAGATACCAAAGGTGTCACAACCCTGTAAATACGTATAACCTCAGTAACCAAATCATGTATGAATTCGGAATACGCTATCTTTTCGAATCCTATTAACCAAGTATTTCTTCTATTAATGAACCCCTATTTTGAAAAAAATTTAACCTCTGTAATATAAAGATAATTAAATATAATCATTGAAAATATTAATTTTCGTGTTACTTTAGTATTATAACCTATTTCTATTCCTAATAAAATGAAGATCAAGATCATACCGATTGTGGCAAGTATCAGTTTGTTGTTTTTCGGTATCGGATTCTTCGGAATACACAGTAAGCTGCTGAACTTGCGACATGCCCATCATCAAGAAAAATTGGAACAAGATAGACAGAATTCTGTTCCAATTTCGACGGGTACTTTCCTAATCCTACTGACTATAGGCGTTGCCGGCGCGTTAGGTATCCACCGTAAAAATAAGACCTCATATAACACTTCTCAAATAAAAGCGTCATCAAAATCATATGATCCAAAATTCAATCCGTTTTCCAAATCAGTTGGAATGAAGAATTTTTGGTTCGGTGAATCGCAGTCGAAAACTCTTAACGCATTAAAGAAAGCGGTCTGGGGTGACGCGAATTTTATAGTGCTCACTGGGGATTCTGGAGTTGGAAAAACGACCCTGATTAAATATCTTGAAATGGAGCTTTTACCTGAATTTATAAGCGTTGAGATAAGTGATGAGTTTCAGGATGAAAAAGACTTGTTCATGTTGATAGCCGCCAGCGCAGGCATAAACGAAAATTTTAAGAATAAAGGTGCATTCTTCATTCGCTTCAATCAATATTTACACAGCGTTCATGCTGAAAATAAAAAAATCTTACTCATATTAAATGGTCTTACTGAAATAAACGACAACCTTATTAAAGAATTGTCATTTTTATCAAACATAACGATTCAGCATCAGAAAATTATAAAGATTCTTATTTCATGTGAAAGAATACCATTTAGCCCAAATGAACAATTTAAACCGACAAACAGTTCCATAATTATATGCCGTCTTGAGCCATTAAACAAAAGTGAGACCAACAGCTATATTGACTATATGCTTGGGACCGCCGGTATAAAAAATAGTATTTTTCCCCAGGAAACCATTCAGAATATTTTTTTGCACTCCCAAGGAATTCCCCGAGAAATAAATAAGATTTGTGATTGCGCATTAAATTTTGCAAATGAACTGAAATTGAGGACTGTTGATCCGGTAGTCATAGAGAACTGTTGTAAAGAGCTAAATCTTCTAATGAGGGAACAAAAAATTAATTATGGAAAGATTCCTCGGAAAGCTGAACAGACAATGGGTCTGTTTGATAATTTCTTCAGCCGATTTTCAACTTGGAAGTTGTTTGACCAACAAAGAACCTTTCCCGATATAAATAAGCAAAGGGTTTTCGGTAGTTTTAGGAAAGCAGGGGCGAAGTTCTATTTATTTATTCACAGCACGACAAAAAGCTTCTACCTAAAACAGCGCAATTATTGGAGCACCAATATTTTTATTTCAAGGCTCTTTGATTCTTTTTTGTGGAATAGTGTATTATCAGTAGGTTTAGTTGCTTTAGCACTAACATTTGCTCTTTGGTATCAGGGGATTTTACCACTTAAGCCGGATGCCCCTAAGTCTGCCGATTTTCAAAAAGAATACTACTCACCCGATATGGATAAGGAAATTCTTTATGATAAGAGAAACATCCAACCATCGGAACAATTGAATACTCTCGCAATGAAGCAACTTAGCAATGATCAACAATTGTATAACTTTGATAGACAAAATGAATTGGAATTGAAACCTCGAGTTAACGAGCTTAAGTCGGCTAAAGCAGGTTATTTTGTTCAAGTAGGTGCATTTCGCATTAAAGAAAATGCCATTAACACTACACGCATGTTAAAAAAGAAAGGGTATCTAGCTAGAATCGTAATGCTCAATGATTCAAAAGGCCGATTATGGCATACTGTTCGAATCGGCGAATATGCCTCCCTAAAAAATGCATCGAAAAATGCCGCTAGCTTTTCAAGGCAAGAAAAAACAGATTCAATTGTCCTTCCATTGAGACAACCATAACGAATCTTACAAAAAGCTAATCAAATAGATTCGTATAACTTTTTAAAATGAAATACTGGCCTATTGCAGATTCATTGAGATAATCTGTATTTTGCTAAAATTGCAGATATGCTAATATGACACAACAAGACGTACTGACAGTTTGAAGGTCAGAGTCGCTTAGGCCCTGCCTGTTTTCTCTCTATAGGCTATTGAGTAGAATTTAAATAAATATCTATTATATAAAAAATAAATATGCTTGCCATGAATGAGAAGATTAGTAGCAAAAGGAATCCATGACCAATGTTTATACGTTTTGCAGAATATCTATTACGAATGTCAACAAACGTATCATTAAAAATGTTAACAAGCTTATCAAAATAAATTTGATTATCGGGTTTATTTATGGCAGTAGTGAGGGCTTCTTTGCAGAATCTACAAAATTTATCATCTTTTCTTAAAGGTGTATCGCAATATGGGCATATTAAAAAAAAGTTTTTGCATAAGCTGCAAAATTCAGCATTTCTTTCTACAGGCTTATCGCAATAAGGACACATCAATGCAAAGATTTTAACAGGAGGAAAATCCTTAAATAACTTTTTATGGTAATCGCAAAAATCCGAATCATTCGTTGCATAATTTTCACAACGAATTTTTTCCCTTGTATACGCGTAGCATTTGTTTTTGTTCATTTTCAGTTCCAAAAAACACCTCTCAATCTGAGAAATGGGGTCTTGATTTCAGCCCAAGACAGCCTCCAAATGGTTATCCGTTGCTCGACAAACAAAAAATAGCCAAGTCCCCTAATAGGCTACTTGGCTATTTAATTAAGACACATTGCATACTGTCTCCCCCCAACAGATGCTTAAGCCTTGTTATTTAACCCTCAGATGTTTGTTGTTGAATATAAAAGAAAAAATAATGAAAAATCAATAGATTTATATTAAAATTTGTCAGAAAACCATACACCAACTAATTACAGTATATTGAGAATACATGCACTTTAGCGATTTTACAGATACATATCGAATATCAAGGTTTTTAGGGGGATGATACTTACATAGTTGTTGTAGGTATCAAAGGAAGGGAGCCCTTGCGAAAAGGAGGAATAAACCAACCCTTGGCAAATGAATGGGTCTCAAGGGCTCCCAAAACAAATTGGTGAACAATTATTAGAATGCTTCAAGCAGCCATCTGATGCTTTAGGCAACAACCTTCATCAATGATATATTTGATGGAATCTTTTATTCAAATAGTATTCTATTTTGTAGGGTTTTGTGCCAATCTGATTTTTAATCATTTCATTGACAAGCATGTTCTGGTTATTCGTTAAAAAAACAACCTTTTGTTTGGAAAGGGTTCCACAACTTCGCAAGTTCGCAGATTTTGAGCTTTGCAGGCCTGCTTTAGAGTGGTTTTTGGAGATACATTTAGAAATAAATTCGTTATAGTATTTCCTTAATTGTTCGTTACCCGTTCCCTGTGCGGTTGCCGAGACCGCTCCCATTAAAATGGCCACCATTAACAACGCTGTAATGATAAAAATTTTTCCTCCCATTTTAATCCTCCTTTTCTGTTATTGGATTTGATTGAGATTTAATCCACTAACATGACCTTGCTATTAGGGCCGGATGCAATTTCAATTAGAAGAATCAGGGATCGCTGTCGTTTTCAGACAACTTGAGCTCTGGAAACCAGATACCTTTTAGACGAGTAGAATAAGCTATCGGCCATTGGCTTAGCCAAGTAACTTTGGGGGGATATTGAAATAGCGATCAAGGGTTTTATGTCGTATCTTTATCAAGACGATTTACATCCTGTCCCCACCATCAGAATGTTATCGTCATTTGATTTAAACGACCATATTGCCTTTTGGCATGGGGATGCCCCTGAAGCAGAAAAGGCAACCAAACCTTACTTCAGGGGCAATGATTGGAAGGTTGCATTGAGGTGCAAACCTAGTTTCTAATTTTACATATAACAGAATTATTGTAAACCATAGTAGATCAAGTATAAAACACTAGGTAAAAACCAGGGTTACTTAAGAAATGAAAGGCGGGTTCTGAGATTTTCCTTGGTTCTATTTAATCCCAGTTTTTTACGAATGTTTCTTCTGTGGAACTCGATCGTTTTCGGAGAAAGATTCATTATTGTGGCAATTTCTTTGCTTGTATTGCCCTGTTTGATTTGGTTTGCGATTTTAATTTCCTGAGGGGTTAAACGGTAATAACTTGACGAAAAATTCCGGGCGAAGGGGGAGACGATATTATTTAAATTCGTTTGAATTATTTCCAGATAGGCTTTTTGTCTTTCACTAAGGCCACCATTTTGAAGTTTTTCAAGATAAGGTTTAATTAAGGATTTTACGTTTGAAAGTATATTGTCTTCAAGTTCATTTTTTTCTTCCTCTATTTTTTTTAACAAGACCTTGAGGGCGGCATTAAGCTCTTCCAGATCACGTGCTTTGGATTCCAGCTCTTTGTCTTTTAATTTTAAAGCCTCTTCAGATCGTTTACGTTTGGTAATATCAATTAATATTCCGTTAACGTATCTGTTCCAACCTTTTTCGTTCTTACCTCCGGTTGAAATTCCATGAATCCAGCGCCATTCACCTCTATCTTTGTGATACGTTCTATATTCCTCATTGAAACGGTTGGTTTTGAATGCTCGTTGGTTAGCTTCAGATAATCTTTTCACGTCATCGGGGTGCGCATTTTCAAACCATGTCTCAAATTTCATCGGCTCTGGAATACCCAATATCGTTTTAGCTGAAGGACTTATAAATTTAATCCTGAGCTTATGGGGACTTTTTCCATCACTAACTAACCGGTAGATGGCAAAATTTGTTGCACTCTCCATTAGCGATTCGAGATGCTCTACACTCTCTTGAAGTGCATCCCTTGTTTTTAACCGGCCAATGGCACCTCCAATTTGAGCAACTACCGCCTCGATAGCAATTCGAACTGGTAAAGGTATGTCCTCCACACTGTGGGAAGCAAGGTTCATACACCCTACTACTTTTCCTTCGTCTAACAACGGCAAAGTCATGAAGGCTCGGATTCCCTCACGTTGTTCCTCCGGAGTCAACGAAACCTCCAAATCTTTGTGTGAGATATAGGCTGGTTTACCCTTCTTTACATATAATGAATTATCTGAGTTTTTGTCATAGTGAGAAACGGCTTGGACAAATTCCTCAGATAATCCTTGGTGGACTATTAGATTTAAATCTTCGTTTCGTTTATCAAAAAGATAAATTCCACCACAATCCATACCAGACATTTGTATGCTGATCTGAAGACTTATGTGTAATCCCTTTGTTAAATCACTAGTTGAAGCGATCGAAACGGATAGATTCCGCTGATATTCCATCAGCTTTTTTGACTGTTTGTATTCATTTTCTCTTTGTAAGAATAGTTCGTTTGTTTTTGCTGCTTCATTTGTTCGTTTTTCCAGCAATTCTTCAAGTTCTTCATACGTTGGCTTTATGGTCATCAAAAATCCTCTAACGGCCTTGAGAATAGAAATGGCTCATAGCATTTTTCGGATATGTTTGGGCAATCCGAAAAAATGATTGCCGGTGAATAAAGTATGTTCTGTTATTTTCGGTCTTTTAAAATTAGAATCTATATTGAATAATAGAAGTTGTAATTATTGTCAATAATACTGGAGTA
This genomic stretch from Desulfobacterales bacterium harbors:
- a CDS encoding SPOR domain-containing protein; protein product: MASISLLFFGIGFFGIHSKLLNLRHAHHQEKLEQDRQNSVPISTGTFLILLTIGVAGALGIHRKNKTSYNTSQIKASSKSYDPKFNPFSKSVGMKNFWFGESQSKTLNALKKAVWGDANFIVLTGDSGVGKTTLIKYLEMELLPEFISVEISDEFQDEKDLFMLIAASAGINENFKNKGAFFIRFNQYLHSVHAENKKILLILNGLTEINDNLIKELSFLSNITIQHQKIIKILISCERIPFSPNEQFKPTNSSIIICRLEPLNKSETNSYIDYMLGTAGIKNSIFPQETIQNIFLHSQGIPREINKICDCALNFANELKLRTVDPVVIENCCKELNLLMREQKINYGKIPRKAEQTMGLFDNFFSRFSTWKLFDQQRTFPDINKQRVFGSFRKAGAKFYLFIHSTTKSFYLKQRNYWSTNIFISRLFDSFLWNSVLSVGLVALALTFALWYQGILPLKPDAPKSADFQKEYYSPDMDKEILYDKRNIQPSEQLNTLAMKQLSNDQQLYNFDRQNELELKPRVNELKSAKAGYFVQVGAFRIKENAINTTRMLKKKGYLARIVMLNDSKGRLWHTVRIGEYASLKNASKNAASFSRQEKTDSIVLPLRQP
- a CDS encoding zinc ribbon domain-containing protein; protein product: MNKNKCYAYTREKIRCENYATNDSDFCDYHKKLFKDFPPVKIFALMCPYCDKPVERNAEFCSLCKNFFLICPYCDTPLRKDDKFCRFCKEALTTAINKPDNQIYFDKLVNIFNDTFVDIRNRYSAKRINIGHGFLLLLIFSFMASIFIFYIIDIYLNSTQ
- a CDS encoding LuxR C-terminal-related transcriptional regulator, which produces MTIKPTYEELEELLEKRTNEAAKTNELFLQRENEYKQSKKLMEYQRNLSVSIASTSDLTKGLHISLQISIQMSGMDCGGIYLFDKRNEDLNLIVHQGLSEEFVQAVSHYDKNSDNSLYVKKGKPAYISHKDLEVSLTPEEQREGIRAFMTLPLLDEGKVVGCMNLASHSVEDIPLPVRIAIEAVVAQIGGAIGRLKTRDALQESVEHLESLMESATNFAIYRLVSDGKSPHKLRIKFISPSAKTILGIPEPMKFETWFENAHPDDVKRLSEANQRAFKTNRFNEEYRTYHKDRGEWRWIHGISTGGKNEKGWNRYVNGILIDITKRKRSEEALKLKDKELESKARDLEELNAALKVLLKKIEEEKNELEDNILSNVKSLIKPYLEKLQNGGLSERQKAYLEIIQTNLNNIVSPFARNFSSSYYRLTPQEIKIANQIKQGNTSKEIATIMNLSPKTIEFHRRNIRKKLGLNRTKENLRTRLSFLK